The sequence below is a genomic window from Deinococcus sp. QL22.
ATCGCTGATTTCCTCGTTGAGCACGCTGGCTGTTACGGGCGTTTTCACCGTTATCAAGTGCATGCTCAACCTACGAGCATCCGGTACGTTCCGCGCCTCAAGTGCTGCTTGAACGGCTGGCTGTGCAGCCAGTTCAGCAAGACGAGGCTGTGTTGGGCGCGCCTCAAGAGTTTGCCAATTGGGCAAGCCGTAGAGCGCAGCTACGATGTGCAGCGCTTGAACATGCGAAAGCGGAGAAGCAGGCACACAGGTTCGAACTTCCTGAACCAAGCGTTTGGCCAGAAACTTATGGCCAGCAGTATGTGCAGCAGTATGTGCAGCAGACAATGTTGCGAATACAGTCATGACAGACCTCACTGAAGACAGGCATTGAATGGATCAGGTTCCCGCGTTACCTGATCTCCACGCATGTCAGTGAGGATCAGTACCAACTTGCCTTTACCGTGCCAGAGGCTGCGGGAGGTGGGTGACAAGCGACCTACTTGGAAGTATAGGCCTTCTTTTCGTTGATTGCCGTGCTGTGCACACGTCCACTGTGATTCCTCCTTCTGTTGTCATTGAGCCATGCGAACTCAACTTCCCCTGCCTGTCAGAAACTGACAGGCAGGGGAAAGGTTCGGGTTAATCCACTTTTTGAATGGGTGGCGTGGCGCTCTCAAGGATGAAGCGGATATAGGCAAAGCGCACTTCTGATGTCTCGGAGTTGAACCCCGCTACAGCCCAGTCAATGGCATCCGCAATGTCTTCAACGGAGGCCATGGCTTGGCCCCAGTGCAGCACCCATTCCCGAACAGCGGCCCGGAACAATGACACAAGGTGGTCATGCGCGGCGTTCGTCAGGGCACGGGATTGGCTGTGCTTCACGCACAGATACTCACCAACACGCCCGTCGGGTTGAGGGTAGTAGGTTGTCCCTTCTAGGGTGCCGCACATCTCACAGCTATTGTCAGCCAGCTTGAAGGGGACTGGGTCCGCGGAGACTGCCGGAACCGGGTCGACTGTGGTTGTGGTGCGGCAGAAGGTCAGTGCGGACCAGACGGCCTGACGTTCGGCCTCACTGCTCGCCTCTGCGAGGTAGCTGGTGCAGGAATTCATCAGTGTGAAGGACAGCTGGGGAAACAAGGTACAAAGAGCGGCAACTTCCACTTCATTCAGGGGTGTTCCGATGGCATACGTCATGATTCCTCCAAGGCCGGGTAGTGCCCGGCCACACACGTTTAGGCAGCGAGGCGTTGGGCGTAACGGTCGGCCAAACGCTCGCCGACGGAACCAAGACGCATGTCTGGCCACACTCCAACGCGGCACTGGTGGCAGAGGGCTGCCCACATCAGCAACGTGTCTCCCAAGCGGCTGGCGTCCAACGTGCGGGCCGTGCCGTTGCTGTACACCACGGTGACCTGGTGAACGTCAGCGTCATAGGAGATCAGAGTGTAGGCGTAACCGTTGGTGATGCCCGATTCGTAGATCACACCAGAGCGGGGGTTGCCTGACAAAACGATGGCGGAAGCAGTAATGTGTTCCACAGTCCATACCTCTAGTGCTGGATTCCAAGAAAGGTCTGATTTCCTAGGTCTCCCTTTCTTGGTGCCCCTATAGTAAGCGAATCACTTAATGGTGTCAACCACTTATTGATTTATGTAAGCTTTTGACTTACTTTATGTGCATGGACACAAACGTTCGTATCCGGCATCACATGCGACAGGCCGTGAAAGACCAAGGTCTAACGCACGCCAAGCTCGCGCGGCTATTAGCTATCCAACCCCCAGCCGTCTCTCAACTGATGAGCGGTACATACGGCAAAGTTCCTCAAAGCCTGATTGATGCTTTAACCGTTTTAGGACTCGAATTGACAGTCGTCAAAGCTGCCGACGCGCCTCATATGAGCGAAATTCAGGCGAAGGCAGAGGCTATGAGCCTGCTCAGCATGAATCCTTGGGGCAAGAAACCGAAGGGACTTGAAGAGCCGGTAGAAGTCACAGGCCCTGCATTTGAGGAGCTGCTTCAACTCCATCGTGGGCCTGATCTGTGACCCAAACGAATTATCTGCTGTACTTAGACACTTCGGCTTTGATCCGACTCTATTCCGCAGAACCGGGGCGAGATGACGTCCTGGCTCAGCGGGACGCAGCAAGCGGCATTGTCACGCACGACATTACTTACGTTGAACTTCGAGCGGGGATGGCTGGTCGACTTGCCCGTAAGCTGATCACCAGACGGGCTTATGGACAGGCATTGACCAGCTTTGAAGCAGACTGGCCGACTTTCGCTCACGTGGGTGTGAACGATGCGCTCGTGAGGTCTGCTGGTGACCTGGCAGAGGCACACGGTTTGAAGGCTTACGACGCCGTCCACTTAGCAGCAGCTGTAAAGATTGCACCGCTGGGCC
It includes:
- a CDS encoding type II toxin-antitoxin system VapC family toxin, with product MTQTNYLLYLDTSALIRLYSAEPGRDDVLAQRDAASGIVTHDITYVELRAGMAGRLARKLITRRAYGQALTSFEADWPTFAHVGVNDALVRSAGDLAEAHGLKAYDAVHLAAAVKIAPLGLRFMTFDNKLQTVARVALPGQVWGI
- a CDS encoding helix-turn-helix domain-containing protein; translated protein: MDTNVRIRHHMRQAVKDQGLTHAKLARLLAIQPPAVSQLMSGTYGKVPQSLIDALTVLGLELTVVKAADAPHMSEIQAKAEAMSLLSMNPWGKKPKGLEEPVEVTGPAFEELLQLHRGPDL